A genome region from Streptomyces antimycoticus includes the following:
- a CDS encoding NIPSNAP family protein codes for MLYELATLSLKLRTVPKALSALETYTTSDATGGRLLGCWEPEHGVIVGQLLLLRGFENAEELTEERTRVLTSADPFGIGEHLTGFQVESYAPFPFLPPVEPGHYGSVYEFRTYHLKVGGLMPTMSGWEAAVPERTRLHPLTTAMYGLDGVPRITHIWPFPDLNARLDIRRESYERGIWPPEHGPENIAHATSTIALPTPISPLA; via the coding sequence ATGCTCTATGAACTCGCCACCCTCTCCCTCAAGCTGCGCACGGTCCCGAAGGCACTGTCCGCCCTGGAGACCTACACCACGAGCGACGCCACCGGCGGCCGGCTGCTCGGCTGCTGGGAGCCCGAACACGGCGTCATCGTCGGGCAGTTGCTCCTGCTGCGCGGCTTCGAGAACGCCGAGGAACTCACCGAGGAGCGCACCCGCGTGCTCACCAGCGCCGACCCGTTCGGCATCGGGGAGCACCTCACCGGCTTCCAGGTGGAGAGCTACGCCCCGTTCCCCTTCCTGCCACCGGTCGAGCCGGGCCACTACGGCTCCGTGTACGAGTTCCGCACCTACCACCTCAAGGTCGGCGGCCTGATGCCCACGATGTCCGGCTGGGAGGCCGCGGTGCCGGAGCGCACCCGGCTCCACCCGCTGACGACCGCCATGTACGGCCTGGACGGCGTCCCCCGTATCACCCACATCTGGCCCTTCCCCGACCTCAACGCCCGGCTGGACATCCGCCGCGAGTCCTACGAACGCGGTATCTGGCCCCCCGAGCACGGCCCGGAGAACATCGCCCACGCCACCTCCACGATCGCCCTGCCCACCCCCATCTCCCCGCTGGCCTGA
- a CDS encoding TetR/AcrR family transcriptional regulator, which translates to MDTTADVPGARRTQDRPRRPRSIRAHDAVLAATSALMREVGTAGVTIDRIAGRSGVSTATIYKHWPCKAAIMAEAFGRDAAEAVVFPDTGRPVEDLVTFATDLLTYYTSPEGGVFGQLLAACATEPQAAPYFHEFFLAPRRAALEPYWDRAAEAGLTRRGVDAATATDVLLGALAFRLMAGHESLAPEEVRKLVEYALHGLLVPAADAAQTP; encoded by the coding sequence GTGGACACCACGGCCGATGTACCCGGTGCGCGCCGCACTCAGGACCGTCCCCGGCGCCCGCGCAGCATCCGGGCGCATGACGCGGTGCTGGCCGCCACCAGCGCGCTCATGCGCGAGGTGGGCACGGCCGGGGTCACCATCGACCGCATCGCGGGCCGGTCGGGTGTGAGCACGGCGACCATCTACAAGCACTGGCCCTGCAAGGCGGCGATCATGGCGGAGGCGTTCGGTCGCGATGCGGCCGAGGCGGTGGTCTTCCCGGACACCGGCCGTCCCGTCGAGGATCTGGTCACCTTCGCGACCGACCTGCTGACCTACTACACCAGTCCGGAAGGTGGCGTCTTCGGGCAGTTGCTGGCCGCCTGCGCGACCGAGCCGCAGGCGGCACCGTACTTCCACGAATTCTTCCTGGCGCCCCGCAGGGCGGCCCTGGAGCCGTACTGGGACCGCGCCGCCGAGGCGGGGCTGACCAGGCGAGGGGTGGACGCCGCGACGGCCACGGACGTGCTGCTGGGCGCGCTGGCGTTCCGCCTGATGGCCGGGCATGAATCGCTGGCCCCCGAGGAGGTGCGCAAGCTGGTGGAGTACGCCCTGCACGGTCTGCTCGTCCCGGCGGCCGACGCGGCGCAGACGCCCTAG
- a CDS encoding glycoside hydrolase family 43 protein produces the protein MHPRTTRRHVALLTALPAILWGLLSAPPAATAAPSAAKGTPHTAAAGTFRNPLNTGPDPYLTVWNGNYYLTTTQGDSIRMWRSSSLGTLLEADPITVWTDTDPSRNQHIWAPEFYRFGDRWYLYYTADDGVDDHHRLYVLESDRDDPAGPYHFKSRLTPPNHASDFAIDPGILQHNGRLYLAYSGINQYQHNGINIAPMSNPYTVSGNAVALNAAGGCPEVREGAEFLYRNGRTWMTYSTCDTGKPDYQVWMMSLPSGADPLVPGNWTQHSGARFARADDHGVYGPGHHAFFRSPDGTEDWIVYHAKSTSVNTYTDRTTRAQKITWNADGSPNLGRPLAAGATQDLPSGDPGAGTYWINDDGRSSGDGSATFTGTWNSGTGCATQCFWGDDHWSDRAGNTATFSFTGTRIALLSVRDTGNGIAALSVDGGPEQRRDFYGAIRTGETFQYLSPRLPYGRHTLSIRVTGEHNAQSGASFVSVDRAEVYTR, from the coding sequence ATGCACCCCCGCACGACCCGCCGCCACGTGGCACTGCTCACCGCCCTGCCGGCCATCCTGTGGGGCCTGCTCTCCGCCCCGCCCGCCGCCACCGCGGCCCCGTCCGCCGCCAAGGGGACACCACACACCGCCGCCGCGGGCACCTTCCGCAACCCCCTCAACACGGGCCCCGACCCATATCTGACCGTCTGGAACGGGAACTACTACCTGACCACCACGCAGGGCGACAGCATCCGGATGTGGCGCTCCTCCTCGCTCGGCACCCTGCTCGAAGCCGACCCCATCACCGTGTGGACGGACACCGATCCCTCCCGCAACCAGCACATCTGGGCACCGGAGTTCTACCGCTTCGGCGACCGCTGGTACCTCTACTACACCGCCGACGACGGGGTCGACGACCACCACCGGCTCTATGTGCTGGAGTCGGACCGCGACGACCCGGCCGGCCCCTACCACTTCAAGTCCCGGCTGACGCCGCCCAACCACGCCTCCGACTTCGCCATCGACCCCGGCATCCTCCAGCACAACGGACGCCTCTACCTCGCCTACTCCGGCATCAACCAGTACCAGCACAACGGCATCAACATCGCCCCCATGTCCAACCCCTACACCGTCTCCGGCAACGCCGTCGCCCTGAACGCGGCCGGTGGCTGCCCCGAGGTGCGCGAAGGCGCCGAGTTCCTCTACCGCAACGGCCGCACCTGGATGACGTACTCCACCTGCGACACCGGCAAACCGGACTACCAGGTGTGGATGATGTCCCTGCCGTCCGGCGCCGACCCGCTCGTGCCCGGCAACTGGACCCAGCACTCCGGAGCCCGGTTCGCCCGCGCCGACGACCACGGCGTCTACGGCCCCGGCCACCACGCCTTCTTCCGCTCCCCCGACGGCACCGAGGACTGGATCGTCTACCACGCCAAGTCCACGTCGGTGAACACCTACACCGACCGCACCACCCGCGCCCAGAAGATCACCTGGAACGCCGACGGCAGCCCCAACCTGGGCCGTCCGCTCGCCGCCGGCGCCACCCAGGACCTGCCGTCCGGCGACCCGGGAGCGGGCACGTACTGGATCAACGACGACGGCCGGTCCAGCGGCGACGGAAGCGCCACGTTCACCGGCACCTGGAACTCGGGGACCGGCTGCGCCACCCAGTGCTTCTGGGGCGACGACCACTGGAGCGACCGGGCGGGCAACACCGCCACCTTCTCCTTCACCGGCACCCGGATCGCCCTGCTCTCGGTCCGGGACACCGGCAACGGCATCGCCGCCCTCAGCGTCGACGGCGGCCCCGAGCAACGCCGGGACTTCTACGGCGCGATCCGCACCGGAGAGACCTTCCAGTACCTCAGCCCACGGCTCCCCTACGGCCGGCACACCCTGAGCATCCGCGTGACCGGCGAACACAACGCCCAGTCGGGAGCCTCGTTCGTGAGCGTGGACCGTGCGGAGGTGTACACCCGCTAG
- a CDS encoding glycoside hydrolase family 76 protein, whose product MSARLHRVLRGLLTLAIALAALVLLPTPSRAATPVCALACDTLDPSKAQRDTFPVPQVNLGGRILKLHLSDPDSMAWASIDNGVSGDSVWLDRSWDRGKSWDGLLGKASIPGTWTGTRTLMYNLTDPVGHRRGWIRACGDAAGVTCTDWAYPTVCDGTSCDGADPATAAGDDRPVPNTTLFGRTISLHVDQKNGMAWGDIESGGAGDEIWLDRSWDNGATWPEGSSLGRRSVAPGKTTTRTTMFTTRDPRGLMFGGAVRACGREAAHQEGACTAWVRPAPSRARAAADALMASYQTYEGWWRSSWWNSAVAVTSLIDFAQRTGRHDYDWVIARTFEQNRGTFPAGVRSSDAVEGHFISRAIDDAAWWGVAWLAAYDHTHERRYLDEAVTIAAYVHQYWDTGSCGGGVWWDRERTYKNAVTNGLYLWLTTSLHQRISGDTVWGDRAATAATWYQRSGLINGAGLVNDGLTGDCRNNAQTVWSYNQGLAIGAFTQLWRSTGNGQYLDTARRLADAAITSTALTRDGVLTESCDTGTGTCDDNQKQFKGIFMRHLADLADATGSATYRAYITQQADSIWTTDRDPLNRLGQRWAGTTPNQVDWRTQASALGALTAADGL is encoded by the coding sequence ATGTCAGCGCGGCTCCACCGTGTCCTTCGCGGACTCCTGACCCTGGCCATCGCCCTGGCCGCACTGGTCCTCCTCCCCACGCCGTCCCGTGCCGCGACCCCCGTCTGCGCACTGGCATGCGACACCCTCGACCCCTCGAAGGCCCAGCGCGACACCTTCCCCGTACCGCAGGTGAACCTGGGCGGCCGGATCCTGAAGCTGCATCTGTCCGACCCCGACAGCATGGCCTGGGCCAGCATCGACAACGGTGTGAGCGGCGACTCGGTCTGGCTCGACCGCTCCTGGGACCGGGGGAAGTCCTGGGACGGCCTACTCGGCAAGGCGAGCATCCCCGGCACCTGGACCGGCACCCGCACCCTGATGTACAACCTCACCGACCCGGTGGGACACCGGCGCGGCTGGATCCGCGCCTGCGGTGACGCCGCCGGTGTCACCTGCACCGACTGGGCCTACCCGACGGTGTGCGACGGTACCTCCTGCGACGGCGCCGACCCCGCCACCGCGGCGGGCGACGACCGCCCGGTGCCGAACACCACCCTCTTCGGGCGCACCATCAGCCTCCATGTCGACCAGAAGAACGGGATGGCGTGGGGCGACATCGAAAGCGGCGGCGCGGGCGACGAGATCTGGCTCGACCGTTCCTGGGACAACGGCGCCACCTGGCCCGAGGGCTCCTCCCTCGGCCGTAGGAGCGTGGCCCCGGGCAAGACCACGACGCGCACGACCATGTTCACCACCCGGGATCCGCGCGGGCTGATGTTCGGCGGCGCGGTCCGGGCGTGCGGCCGGGAGGCCGCCCACCAGGAGGGCGCCTGCACGGCCTGGGTGCGGCCCGCGCCGAGCCGGGCGCGCGCCGCGGCGGACGCGCTGATGGCGTCGTACCAGACCTACGAGGGCTGGTGGCGCAGCAGTTGGTGGAACTCGGCCGTCGCGGTCACCTCGCTCATCGACTTCGCCCAGCGCACCGGGCGGCACGACTACGACTGGGTCATCGCCCGCACCTTCGAGCAGAACCGCGGCACCTTCCCGGCCGGGGTGCGCAGCTCCGACGCGGTGGAGGGCCATTTCATCAGCCGCGCCATCGACGACGCGGCGTGGTGGGGAGTGGCCTGGCTGGCCGCGTACGACCACACCCATGAGCGGCGCTATCTGGACGAGGCGGTCACCATCGCCGCTTACGTCCACCAGTACTGGGACACCGGCAGCTGCGGCGGCGGTGTGTGGTGGGACCGGGAGCGCACCTACAAGAACGCGGTGACCAACGGGCTGTACCTGTGGCTCACCACATCACTGCACCAGCGGATCTCCGGCGACACCGTCTGGGGCGACCGGGCGGCCACGGCCGCCACCTGGTACCAGCGCAGCGGGTTGATCAACGGCGCGGGCCTGGTCAACGACGGGCTGACCGGCGACTGCCGCAACAACGCCCAGACGGTGTGGAGTTACAACCAGGGGCTGGCCATCGGCGCCTTCACCCAGCTGTGGCGATCCACCGGCAACGGTCAGTACCTGGACACCGCCCGCCGGCTGGCCGATGCCGCGATCACCTCGACGGCGCTGACCCGCGACGGTGTGCTCACCGAGTCCTGCGACACCGGCACCGGCACCTGCGACGACAACCAGAAGCAGTTCAAGGGCATCTTCATGCGCCACCTCGCCGACCTCGCGGACGCCACCGGATCGGCCACCTACCGGGCGTACATCACCCAGCAGGCCGACTCGATCTGGACCACCGACCGCGACCCCCTCAACCGGCTCGGCCAGCGCTGGGCGGGCACCACCCCGAACCAGGTCGACTGGCGCACCCAGGCCAGTGCACTCGGCGCGCTGACGGCCGCGGACGGCCTGTGA
- a CDS encoding ATP-binding protein, whose translation MAPLALPLTPLRTSRERDTHPAVALRLPAIASSVSTVRTAVRERLLAWGMSAHVRDDALLVVSELVTNVITHTLSDHVECRLSIGAGHLRIEVEEEIRAHTLPAPRTPDPDEHGGRGLLLVGAVSSAWGVRDAPHGPGRIIWAELPAHTEECH comes from the coding sequence GTGGCTCCCCTCGCCCTTCCCCTGACTCCCCTTCGGACGTCCCGGGAGCGGGACACGCATCCGGCAGTCGCCTTACGGCTGCCGGCCATCGCCTCCTCGGTGAGCACGGTGCGCACGGCCGTGCGCGAGCGGCTGCTCGCCTGGGGCATGAGCGCCCATGTGCGCGACGACGCGCTCCTCGTGGTCTCCGAACTGGTCACCAACGTGATCACACATACGCTCAGCGATCACGTGGAGTGCAGGCTGAGCATCGGTGCGGGTCATCTGCGCATCGAGGTCGAGGAAGAGATCCGGGCCCACACCCTCCCCGCGCCGCGCACCCCCGACCCCGATGAGCACGGCGGACGAGGGCTGCTGCTGGTCGGCGCGGTGAGCAGCGCCTGGGGCGTCCGGGACGCCCCGCACGGGCCGGGGCGGATCATCTGGGCCGAGCTGCCGGCGCACACGGAAGAGTGTCACTGA
- a CDS encoding helix-turn-helix domain-containing protein yields the protein MAAETAWGGAPSVLRMILGRQLEELRTRAGLTYDQAGAAIGVSHSTIRRMEAAKVARLRLADVEKLLQTYGVTDRHEIDTFLKSVREANKRGWWHTYRDVMPDWFAAYLNLEQAALQIRAYEAQFVHGLLQTEDYARALLSAGNPHAPAEATERRVALRMQRQELLSRESPPRLWVVMDETVLRWPVGGAAVMRAQIDHLIEISALPHVTVQIMPFGSGPHPAMRAGAFHVFRFRAAELPDIVYLSGLVGAVYLDKEEDVVVYREVLDRMGAQSVPARKTEAVLGAIRKEL from the coding sequence TTGGCCGCGGAAACCGCATGGGGCGGTGCGCCCTCTGTCCTCCGCATGATCCTCGGCAGGCAGCTGGAGGAGCTGCGGACACGCGCCGGCCTCACATACGACCAGGCCGGTGCGGCGATCGGGGTCAGCCACTCCACGATCCGCAGGATGGAAGCCGCCAAGGTGGCCCGGCTCAGGCTCGCGGACGTGGAGAAGCTGCTCCAGACGTACGGCGTCACCGACCGGCATGAGATCGACACCTTCTTGAAGTCGGTCCGCGAGGCCAACAAGCGCGGCTGGTGGCACACCTACCGCGATGTGATGCCGGACTGGTTCGCCGCGTATCTGAACCTGGAGCAGGCGGCGCTTCAGATCCGCGCCTACGAGGCGCAGTTCGTCCACGGGCTGCTGCAGACCGAGGACTACGCCCGTGCGCTGCTCAGCGCCGGTAACCCGCACGCTCCGGCGGAGGCCACCGAGCGCCGGGTCGCCCTGCGCATGCAGCGCCAGGAACTGCTGTCCCGGGAATCCCCTCCCCGGCTGTGGGTCGTGATGGACGAGACCGTGCTGAGGTGGCCGGTCGGCGGCGCGGCCGTGATGCGCGCCCAGATCGACCACCTGATCGAGATCAGCGCCCTCCCTCATGTGACCGTGCAGATCATGCCGTTCGGAAGCGGTCCGCATCCGGCCATGCGGGCCGGTGCGTTCCATGTCTTCCGGTTCAGGGCCGCGGAGTTGCCCGACATCGTCTACCTCAGCGGCCTGGTCGGCGCGGTATATCTGGACAAAGAGGAAGACGTGGTGGTGTATCGCGAGGTCCTGGACCGGATGGGCGCCCAGTCGGTGCCCGCCAGGAAAACCGAGGCCGTCCTCGGCGCCATTCGCAAGGAGCTCTGA
- a CDS encoding DUF397 domain-containing protein yields the protein MPSHDLGTRGWSKPWSDDAGGACVEAKKLHDGRVALRQSTDPDGPALVFTTNEMTRFLAGVKAGDADFLC from the coding sequence ATGCCCTCCCATGATCTCGGCACCAGGGGCTGGTCCAAGCCGTGGAGCGACGACGCCGGGGGCGCCTGCGTCGAAGCCAAGAAGCTGCACGACGGGCGGGTGGCGCTGCGTCAGTCGACCGATCCCGACGGCCCCGCGCTGGTTTTCACCACGAACGAGATGACCCGGTTTCTGGCAGGGGTGAAGGCGGGCGACGCCGACTTCCTCTGCTAG
- a CDS encoding SAM-dependent methyltransferase — protein sequence MSDNGWSADRIDTESAHSARIYDYILGGKDYYPADKEAGIAMSREWPALPIHMRANRDFMNRAVRYLAEEAGIRQFLDIGTGIPTSPNLHEIAQAVAPDSRVVYVDNDPIVLTLSQGLLASTPEGRTAYVEADMCEPASILDAPELRETLDLGRPVALTVIAIVHFVLDKDDAYGIVNRLLEPLPSGSYLAMSIGTADFAPDEVARVAREYAARDMPMRLRTEAEAERFFDGLDLVEPGLTQVHKWRPDGTSTETIKDEDIAMYGAVARKP from the coding sequence TTGAGCGACAACGGATGGTCGGCCGACCGCATCGACACCGAGAGCGCGCATTCGGCACGTATCTACGACTACATCCTCGGCGGTAAGGACTACTACCCGGCGGACAAGGAAGCGGGCATCGCCATGTCCCGGGAGTGGCCCGCCCTCCCGATCCATATGCGGGCCAACCGCGACTTCATGAACCGGGCCGTGCGCTATCTGGCCGAAGAGGCGGGGATCCGGCAGTTCCTCGACATCGGGACCGGCATCCCGACCTCGCCCAACCTCCATGAGATCGCCCAGGCGGTCGCCCCGGACTCCCGGGTCGTCTACGTGGACAACGACCCCATCGTCCTCACCCTCTCCCAGGGGCTGCTGGCCAGCACACCCGAGGGCAGGACCGCCTATGTCGAGGCGGACATGTGCGAGCCCGCCTCCATCCTGGACGCCCCCGAGCTCCGCGAGACCCTCGACCTCGGCCGCCCGGTCGCCCTGACGGTCATCGCCATCGTGCACTTCGTCCTGGACAAGGACGACGCGTATGGAATCGTCAACCGCCTCCTTGAGCCGCTGCCCTCCGGAAGCTATCTGGCGATGTCCATCGGCACCGCCGACTTCGCGCCGGACGAGGTGGCCCGGGTCGCCCGCGAGTACGCGGCCCGCGACATGCCCATGCGGCTGCGCACCGAGGCCGAGGCCGAGCGGTTCTTCGACGGCCTCGACCTGGTCGAGCCCGGCCTCACCCAGGTCCACAAGTGGCGCCCGGACGGCACCTCCACCGAAACCATCAAGGACGAGGACATCGCGATGTACGGAGCGGTGGCCCGCAAGCCCTGA
- a CDS encoding MFS transporter — protein sequence MSAPASSPTPPPTRGRVRTALASAVGTCVENYDFVAYGTASALYFGDAFFPNSDPVVGTLLAFVTLGVGFLMRPIGGAIGGYLGDRHGRKPVLVAALLTMGIATVLIGMLPTYEQVGVFAPVLLVVIRCIQGLAFGAEWGSAVMMTYEHAPRTRRGLYSAIPQAGNPLGIALANIAFLLSSTLDSDWAWRLPFLASALLIVAGVVIRMKLTESPEFEAARAKGTTVRNPLLSVVREDWRNILRIIALRVVESCAYYLTATYLLSYITDRDSGDRGVALAGVVTASLLATATTVLSGALTDRVGRRTVYLVACVLAAVFGFPMFLMANSGTPVLIVLIFLIGIGVIHAALTGTQAAWFAELFNTATRTSGASLGYQTAASVAGFAPFLAVLLAESFGWPGPAGFYVCIALVGLVGVLSTRETWGPGQRPALPADQPRRVAGRERHPSH from the coding sequence ATGAGCGCTCCCGCCTCGTCCCCGACCCCGCCACCCACGCGTGGACGCGTCCGGACAGCCCTCGCGTCCGCCGTCGGCACCTGTGTCGAGAACTACGACTTCGTCGCCTACGGCACCGCGTCCGCCCTGTACTTCGGCGACGCGTTCTTCCCCAACTCGGACCCGGTGGTCGGCACCCTGCTGGCCTTCGTCACCCTCGGCGTCGGCTTTCTGATGCGCCCGATCGGCGGGGCCATCGGCGGTTACCTCGGCGACCGCCACGGCCGTAAACCGGTCCTGGTCGCGGCCCTGCTGACGATGGGCATCGCCACCGTCCTGATCGGCATGCTCCCCACTTATGAGCAGGTCGGGGTGTTCGCGCCGGTGCTGCTGGTGGTCATCCGCTGTATTCAGGGGCTGGCGTTCGGCGCCGAGTGGGGCAGCGCCGTGATGATGACGTACGAGCACGCGCCCCGCACCCGCCGCGGCCTGTACTCGGCGATACCGCAGGCCGGAAACCCGCTGGGCATCGCGCTCGCCAACATCGCCTTCCTGCTCTCCTCCACCCTCGACTCCGACTGGGCATGGCGGCTGCCCTTCCTGGCCAGCGCCCTGCTGATCGTAGCCGGAGTGGTCATCCGGATGAAGCTCACCGAGTCCCCGGAGTTCGAGGCCGCCCGGGCGAAGGGCACCACCGTCCGCAACCCGCTGCTCAGCGTGGTGCGCGAGGACTGGCGCAACATCCTGCGCATCATCGCCCTGCGCGTCGTGGAGTCCTGTGCCTACTACCTGACCGCCACCTATCTCCTGTCCTACATCACCGACCGCGACTCCGGTGACCGTGGCGTGGCACTGGCCGGGGTGGTCACCGCCAGTCTGCTCGCCACCGCCACCACCGTGCTCTCCGGCGCGCTCACCGACCGCGTGGGCCGCCGCACGGTCTACCTCGTGGCCTGTGTGCTGGCCGCGGTCTTCGGCTTCCCGATGTTCCTGATGGCCAACTCCGGGACGCCGGTGCTCATCGTGCTGATCTTCCTGATCGGCATCGGGGTGATCCACGCCGCGCTGACGGGCACGCAAGCGGCATGGTTCGCCGAGCTGTTCAACACCGCCACCCGCACGTCCGGGGCCTCGCTGGGCTACCAGACGGCGGCGTCGGTGGCCGGTTTCGCGCCGTTCCTCGCCGTCCTGCTCGCGGAGTCCTTCGGCTGGCCGGGCCCGGCCGGGTTCTATGTGTGCATCGCGCTGGTGGGGCTCGTCGGTGTGCTGTCCACCCGCGAGACCTGGGGTCCCGGGCAGCGCCCGGCCCTCCCGGCCGATCAGCCGCGGCGCGTGGCCGGCCGGGAGCGGCATCCTTCGCACTGA
- a CDS encoding RpiB/LacA/LacB family sugar-phosphate isomerase translates to MRIALGNDHAGLALKEHVRQVLRRLGHEVADFGPDTETPVDFPDITFATCDAVRRGEADRAVLVCGTGAGALMAANKIAGIRCGLGHDVYSAHQAVEHDDANALAMGAWLIGPAMATEVLEAFLAATFDDDADTVRRVAKLRDLELRSARELADHI, encoded by the coding sequence ATGCGCATCGCACTCGGCAACGACCACGCGGGGCTGGCGCTCAAGGAACACGTCCGCCAGGTGCTGCGACGTCTGGGACACGAGGTGGCCGACTTCGGCCCCGACACCGAAACCCCCGTCGACTTCCCCGACATCACCTTCGCCACCTGCGACGCCGTACGCCGCGGTGAGGCCGACCGCGCCGTGCTGGTGTGCGGGACGGGCGCGGGAGCGCTGATGGCCGCCAACAAGATCGCGGGCATTCGATGCGGTCTCGGACATGACGTGTACTCCGCCCACCAGGCCGTCGAGCACGACGACGCCAACGCGCTCGCCATGGGTGCGTGGCTCATCGGACCGGCCATGGCCACGGAGGTCCTGGAGGCGTTCCTGGCCGCGACGTTCGACGACGACGCCGACACGGTGCGCCGTGTGGCCAAGCTCCGCGACCTGGAACTGCGCTCGGCCCGCGAGCTCGCCGACCACATCTGA
- a CDS encoding response regulator: MTESAGTIDVLVVDDDFMVARVHRTFVERVAPFRVVGTAHTGEQAIEAVDALRPDLVLLDLYLPDLFGLDVIPRLRTAGHDCDVMVITAAREADAVRGAVRQGVVDYLLKPFDYEDLQPRLERYATQRGRLLTTVVRGQADVDRVLAGAFAPPAGGALPKGLSVETAQLVERALREADGTVSAAEAATAIGISRVSARRYLEYFHAIGNADVALRYGTAGRPERRYTWRA, translated from the coding sequence ATGACCGAGTCGGCCGGCACGATCGATGTGCTCGTCGTGGACGACGACTTCATGGTGGCCCGTGTCCACCGCACCTTCGTGGAGCGGGTGGCGCCGTTCCGCGTCGTCGGCACCGCGCACACCGGCGAGCAGGCGATCGAGGCGGTCGACGCGCTCCGGCCCGACCTGGTCCTGCTCGACCTCTATCTGCCGGACCTCTTCGGCCTGGACGTCATCCCCCGGCTGCGCACCGCCGGGCACGACTGCGACGTCATGGTGATCACCGCGGCCCGGGAGGCCGACGCGGTGCGCGGCGCCGTCCGCCAAGGCGTAGTGGACTACCTCCTCAAGCCCTTCGACTACGAGGATCTGCAGCCCCGCCTCGAACGCTATGCGACCCAGCGCGGACGGCTGCTCACCACGGTCGTACGCGGCCAGGCGGATGTGGACCGGGTCCTGGCCGGGGCGTTCGCGCCCCCGGCGGGCGGCGCCCTCCCGAAGGGCCTGAGTGTGGAGACGGCCCAGCTCGTCGAGCGTGCCCTCCGCGAGGCGGACGGCACCGTCTCCGCCGCCGAGGCGGCCACCGCGATCGGCATCTCCCGGGTCAGCGCCCGCCGTTACCTGGAGTACTTCCACGCCATCGGCAACGCCGACGTCGCCCTGCGCTACGGCACCGCCGGCCGCCCGGAGCGCCGCTACACCTGGCGGGCGTAG